A stretch of DNA from Odontesthes bonariensis isolate fOdoBon6 chromosome 2, fOdoBon6.hap1, whole genome shotgun sequence:
TGACATCTGGCGCTTTGCCATCTTTCCTTGACATTTACTGTCATCTTTCCCCTCTCCTGTCCAACTGCATCAAACACTTTTGCATAACGATGAATCTAAGCATGTgaatgttttcattctttcagatAATTCAGATAATGATGTCTGCCAGTGATGTGGATCTTTAAGTGGAAAGAGACACACATAGAGTTGCCTGTTGTCAGCTGGGAAAGATTATCTCGGGTTTAACACAATGATTCTAATGTTATGTTCTCTTCCGGTTTGTCCTTCGGTCTAATCTTTACAGTGCTTGCTGTCtgcccccctctctctctctctcatgaaaatatttcaaagtTCAGCTGACGGTCAAGCTGATTGTACTGTAGTATATTGACAATTATCTTCCAGATAAACCCACAGTGAAGTACttctgataaataaataaaaaactcctTTAAAATGAGTAGCGTGCCTAATAAAGCAGATTTCCATCATTGCATCCAAACCCCAAAGTTTAGCAGCTCCACTTTATCTcagttttaaaagatgaaatagtaaaataaaGTGGTGCATCAAGAGAAATGTCTTCAACAAAATGCTCTAATAAGACAGAGTGGGATGGCTGAGACAATCTGCAGATGAGCTGGTCATCCAATACGCTACAGCTGCCTAGCAAAGATCATGTTTTCCTGCAAGGATGTTTGTGCGGCGCAGATGGAATAGCAATGTGTATGTAGATGATTCACTGCAACCTGATATGACCACATCTGCCTTCATAAAGATTTAACTTAGGTCACCTCTGAGTTATCCATTGTTGCTGGTTCACGGTCAGCCAACATTTGACTTTAGAAGAAGTCCGAGTTGATTCACCTCTCCGTCTCTGAGCACATGGTCGTATATTTAGTAGTTTATCTGTTGTTTGATAAAGGTCCTATGGTTATAATTCGACCGATAAAATAGCTGCGCATGATGCAGAACTTCTgctaaatggaaaaaataaagtCCCCAAACTAATTAATGCTGAACGTATCTGATGAAACCCAATCGACATAATGAGTGAGGAAACCCACTGCCTACAGCTCAGTGAAACGATCACGCAGCTGAATGTTTCTGGACGTTTTATAGAGAGGTTTGGTACATGGTTTTTCAAACAAACTTGACCTGCATCTATTGGAGTGGATTTATGATTCATgggtaaagttaaaaaaaaaaagaaaagaaacaactggcGATTTTCAGGACATCTTGATACTTTGGGAGCGTGCATTCCACTTGTGTGGATATTATTTGTGTGAAACCAGCGTGGTTTCACTCCCACAAAGTGGTATACATTTTACCAGTCCTTAAACTCCACACTGGTTTCCTACGTGTCAAAGGACAGATTTTTAAATTCTAAAACTAGCACCAAATGATGTTGGGCAATCTCATGTTCTGAAGCATAACCCTTAGGTCATGTGGGACAGGTTTGGCGTGCCCAAGATCTAAAATCGAGCAAGCTGAGGCAGCTTTTACGTTCCCCACCTGTGGAACAAACTTCCTGCATTCATACCTGAGGTTCGCTGAAACTGTCAGCTCCTTAAACCGCTATTCTACATAAATCCCTCTGAACAAGCACGCAATCAAGAACTATTTTTTAGaaacttttttaatttaatttacttactcaaccttttttttttgtttgtttttaatcagttttgcttcttttattttctttaaatgttgTTCTTAAGAAtacaagaggaaaaaaaaaaaaaaaaaaaaaaaacaccttttttcTTGATGCATTCTTTTATGTGCAAATCTTCACATTTAATGGCAAACAGACTACAGGATATAGGACACACATTTAATGAAGTGTATATAAAACATCCGATATCATCATTCAGTTTGAATGAGTAGTATTCATCTTTCCTGGCGAGTGCATACAAAATGTTCTTTGAACAATGCTGGAATCCACAAGCGGTAAGAAGATGCGTTTCCACTACTCATGGTGCAGTAAAACCATAACAGTGCTGACTGTATCATACACAGGACAAAACAGCGGGTGAAGTTCGACAGCAAGAGAATGCCTCGTCCATGCCGAGCTCGCAGAGAAACTGAAAAGTGTGGATGAGACGACATTGTGATTTCTCTAACGGCATGTTTAGCTGCCACCACGCTGAGCTTTTCACGTGGCCGTGTGGAAGAAAGTTGTAAAATCTGTCCATTTGGtacaaaagaaacaacaaaaaaaacatgtttcttAAAACACATCAACAAGTGAgagattacaaaaaaaataataatccatCAACGACCTCTTGTCTTATTGCTTCTGCTTCTTTTTTGCTGGTTTAATGGCAGgcatctcctcttcctcctcctcgttgtcttcctcttcttcatcaGAAAGGTCAGAGTCGTCAACCTGAGAGGCTGACGAGATCAGGAAatgacgttaaaaaaaaaaaaaaaaaaaaaaaaaaacgatcgcTGGATTAAACAGTCGATGTAGCTGCACGGTAAAGAAATCAAAGCTGTAGCTTCTTTACGTCGTCACAATATTTCATTTCAGAATGACGGAACACAGGTCTGGACTgcatataaataataaaataaggcCCGAAAGCTCGAGTTATTGAGTCGACCCCCGCACACACCAATCAGTGGAAAGAACGCCACACGGTCTCCTACACTAACTGCAGAACTGTCCCTGTGGCAGTGTATgatcaaaataaatcaatacaGGGGTTCATTTTTGACAGAATTGTACATCTTGCTCGCCGAGGACACTTCTGAGTGTTCCGACATCTCCCTTTTGAGAggtggagaggagaggtcaGAGAGCAAAGGGAACAAAGCGCTGTGTTGTGCAAGCAGCTCGTAAACAGGAAGAGCACCCAGGTGGCTCAGAGCCGTCAAGCAACAAGACTGGTTCATCCTGTGGTCtgtttgttcatgcaggcaAACACAACCTAAGATAGCATTCAAAGAATATGTCATTTTAAGGAAATCATGGCATGATGCCAACAACTCATGTAGGTAAAAACTAAGTGTTTTAGCCCGAAACATGATGGAttcctaacccaaaccaagTCATTTATAGTCCCAACTCACGCAGGAAGTGACACGTGTTTTTAGAAAAGTTATTTCGTGGTGCGGTCTGAACACATGTCATATGCAACTTCTCCTCAGAGGCAGTTTGTGGCTCGTTAAAGAAAACACGCGCGTACGTGTTTTAATATGAGGCGGATTTCCCTGCTGTCGCTTGTAGTACTTGCACTTCAGAGGAAGCCATTGTGGGTAGTTGGTAAGGGTATGTAACAAAACAACTattaaattaattattattattatttttttaatatataaaacaaatattatCAGTTTGCACTTGATATTTCCGTGAAAAATCTCCGCTGAACCGGCTCGGTTtttaaactttttcaaaacaaaagctggGTGTtatgtagcctggctgacgcgtccacatctcgatgagatggtggtctgggaactaggtgtgcattttcttgtatttgaggcgtggtttacgaatgcctagagccgtttattgggcgctacgaatgtctatcaaatggcgtctggttcttcccatgctgctttgcgcgcgattcatagccaattgtatcacttataccagatgacgtatgtagagcgacagataTTCGACGaggaaatacatccttcttggcaatgaaatctttcaacgccaaacgttgctcttttttaaaagaaaacttgcgttctaagctacttaaaacactttctaaggctgcatcgaacggtaacgttgtgtccgctgccatgttggattaacactctacaagcttgggtttttttttttggtcatccTACTGTCAACACTTAAAATCTACTTCCTTCCACTCTCTCCTTTCGCACATTTTAATACAACTGAATTTCTAAAAAGCCATTGCTGTTTAAATATTACTTTTGGATTTGAAACTAAATGAGTAACTCTCGTGTTGGTAAATtgcaatgttctgctgggaaaaaCCTGCATCCTGAAATTCACTTGGAGGTTACTTTGGTacctggtggtggtggtggtggggggtcaTCAAATGAAAGATACTGTCCGATTCAAGCtgacattttacattttctgaCTGAATTTATGAATGCACTTGTTCAAAGATTCAATTTTCAAACATTTTGTTGAAGTTGCAGGTAAATATTTACCCATGTACAGCGCACTGCACTCATAGGAGCAACAAAATCCTCACGAGTAAGCTGCTGAGAGTCCAATCTAACATCAGTGTTCTATCAATCGCAGTGTATATGTTTAACCCATATTAATTGTTTTAGTAATATGTCATGTTGCTGAAGGAAAACCAAAGCGACGTCCGCACTATATAATACTTCTATCACATTCACAGACCAGTCAAATCTTTCCTGATCTTCATTTGACATCAAAAATCACACAAAAGAGGAAATTAAAGTCAAGAGTTACCTATAAGATGCAGCCCGCTGACAACAACTGGTCCCGTCCCAGAATTGAGCCGGATTGTTACAGGGGCTTTCAGCTCGAACTCGCCCAGACTGACCTGAGAGTACGAGAGTGACAGTCCACAGTTACTGTACCTCACTTCTGCTCTGTGCTGCGTCAGTCAGCACGTAGAATGCATTCATGACATTTCACATACCATGGGCAGAGTCTTAATATGAAGGCAGGCGATGGGCACTGAAATGGTCTTTCCTTGGTGGTTCATGGCAGACACCTCCACCACGTTGCTCTCCTCTTTGGCCCCTTCTCCAAGACAAATCTGCAGGAAGCACAACATTTACCCACGCTGTTGGCAGTCCGCTCCAAGTACGTGTAGTAGCAACATcacaaaatgcacacaaaactCTGGTTAATGGGCAGAGGGTGGCACGTCAGCTCAGAGACTCTTATGCACCACCATTCTGCTCAAAGCGTACATACTGTTCTGAGTTCAAGAAAGTGCTCCAGGTCTTCTTCTTCGTCGCCTTGGAAAGTGTAGAAAGGTACTTTAGATGACAATTCACAGCCtagaggataaaaaaaaatatatggatTAAAGGTGTggcagtaaaaaataaataaagagttaGGTTAATTTTCTGTCGGTACATCAACGCACTCAGAGACCCACGTGTGCGCCCCCAGAGCAGCACTAACAAACAGTTTCAACTATGCTTACTGAACAGGAAGCTCTCCAACTTTGATTGGCCAGTCGGTCCGAGATCCGAGGAGTCATCGTCGGCGAAAGACATTTTGTTCAAGCTTCAAAATAGTTTTTGCAGTCAGCGTTTTTAAGAGCCAAATGATTCCGCCACGAAAAACAGCCAGTCGCAAACTAGGAGCGTGTGCGTTGCGTCATCACTATGCGCctgtggctttttcttttttgccctgccttttgtttatttatgcTCTGCTCCGCGTGACCAATCGGGGATATTTAggcgacaaaagaaaaaatagataCAAAATAGACAGATAAATAAGTTTTAATTCATACCATACATATTTACATGCCATGTCGTCGCGTAGATCTTATTCACTGTGTcatgtatctgtactttctgAAGTAAATGATGGGAAAATAGAATAATTAAAACCTCCTAAGTTAGGAAACGTGTCAGAAATCTCACGGAAGGGAAAATGAATACATGCAGCATAAGTGTCAATTCAAAAGTAAACCGTTTTACAGGATATACAGATATTTTAGTCCTTAGGGATGTGTTTTCAGTCAAGCTGCATCAAGGCAGCAGGTTTATCGCTTTTTGCAAttcccaaaaagaaaaaatggtcAAATGGTGACAGACAAGATAAAAGACAAGCTCCACGTCTCTTAGCGGTGGAAATCTTTTCTTATTCTGTGCAACACAAAGGACACAAAGGAACAGTCACTTCTTATGATTTATTAGTTTTTAAGGTTATTTATCTTACATAGAAAATGTACAATGACAAACTGTCACATTGATGACCTCGTTCCAAACCCTAAACTCAAAATGAAATGTACTCAAAATGAAGCCCTTTCTCTCGGTCTTTTCGTCAAACCCAGTTAGAGGAGAAAGCTTGAGCATCGACGACCTGCAAAATGAACCATTTGAAACAGTCGAATAGCAGATCTGCTGTCAGGTCGGACGGCTGTGCAGGACAGGGGTTTAGACATCATCTTGTTTCCTTTAGAGTAGAACTGAATGCTTGCAACAGTTTATgcgaagaaaaacaaaataaatgtcaCACTTCATGAATGACAGCGTTTACAGACTGTCAAAGCACAACAGTATAATGCTCCTAGTTTTAAGTGGCATGCTTCTTCCTCTGGGTTGCATCTGATGAGATGAATCTGATGAACACCAGAGCAAATCCAACACATCTCATGCACATTATGAATGTACAGTTTTGAAACATCACACTGACAGACAGCTACTGGAGAGCACTCATATCAAACCTCAAAAGTGCTTATTTAAATAAATTcttatgatttaaaaaaaaaaaaaaaaaaaacaacgtaaaaacataaaacattccAAGAACTGAAAGGAACGAACTTCTGCTCCAGAgcttcacagctgcagctgaacaGTATGGGAACCGTCGACGGAGGCTCAACTTAGAGGCTAAAATGACATGTTAACTGTTAACAAATCAGGTCTTCAATCAGTGGTTATGAATAATTCACTTTTACAACAGTGGGAGGTTAAGATCCTAAGTATTCATAATCTTTAAAACGATACAATAGTTGcaaatattaaaaaagaaaaaaaacacaaagaagaaaaaaacctttaaataGCAGATCAGAATATTTTGGTCCCACTGGTAATGCTATTAGGAAGTGTTGATTTTAGCTTTCATTGTTTCAAAGTGTA
This window harbors:
- the npm3 gene encoding nucleoplasmin-3, producing the protein MSFADDDSSDLGPTGQSKLESFLFSCELSSKVPFYTFQGDEEEDLEHFLELRTICLGEGAKEESNVVEVSAMNHQGKTISVPIACLHIKTLPMVSLGEFELKAPVTIRLNSGTGPVVVSGLHLIASQVDDSDLSDEEEEDNEEEEEEMPAIKPAKKKQKQ